One segment of Balaenoptera ricei isolate mBalRic1 chromosome 8, mBalRic1.hap2, whole genome shotgun sequence DNA contains the following:
- the LOC132369963 gene encoding LOW QUALITY PROTEIN: olfactory receptor 4P4-like (The sequence of the model RefSeq protein was modified relative to this genomic sequence to represent the inferred CDS: inserted 1 base in 1 codon), with product MENNNNITEFILLGLSQKKEIEALCFFLFLLCYIVILIGNLLVMISITCSQLINQPLYFFLSYLSLSDLCYTSTVTPKLITDLLAVKKTISYNGCMTQLFTMPFFGGMEVFILTGMAYDRYAAICKPLHYTVIMTRQKCAAMIAASCAGGFLHSSGQFLLVIFLPYCGPNEIDHYFCDVYPLLKLACTDTSRIGLLVIANSGLMSLVTFAVLLISYAMILYTVRSYSVKNRRKALSTCSSHITVVALFFAPLFFIXRPATTLPEDKVFALFYTIFAPMLNPLIYTLRNMEMKNAIKKLWCHITGRKEMN from the exons atggaaaataataataacatcacAGAATTTATTCTCTTAGGACTTTCtcagaaaaaggaaattgaagcCCTCTGTTTTTTCCTGTTCTTGCTTTGTTACATTGTCATTTTGATCGGAAACCTACTTGTCATGATTTCTATCACCTGCAGTCAGCTTATTAACCAGCCTCTGTATTTCTTCCTGAGTTACCTCTCTCTCTCAGACCTTTGCTACACCTCCACTGTGACCCCCAAGTTGATCACTGACTTGCTGGCAGTAAAGAAGACCATTTCCTACAATGGCTGCATGACACAGCTCTTTACCATGCCCTTCTTTGGGGGGATGGAGGTCTTCATCCTCACAGGGATGGCCTATGACCGCTatgcagccatctgcaagccccTGCATTACACTGTCATCATGACCAGACAGAAGTGTGCTGCCATGATCGCTGCTTCCTGTGCTGGGGGATTCCTGCATTCCTCTGGTCAGTTTCTCCTGGTCATCTTTTTACCCTACTGTGGCCCCAATGAAATAGATCATTACTTCTGTGATGTGTATCCTTTGCTGAAACTGGCCTGCACTGACACCAGCAGAATCGGTCTCCTGGTCATTGCCAATTCGGGCCTGATGAGCCTGGTGACTTTTGCGGTCTTGTTGATATCTTACGCTATGATCTTATATACTGTCAGGTCCTACTCTGTAAAGAATCGCCGCAAAGCTCTCTCCACCTGCAGTTCCCACATCACTGTGGTGGCCCTCTTTTTTGctcctttattcttta ttcgaCCAGCAACTACTTTACCAGAAGACAAAGTGTTCGCTCTTTTTTATACTATCTTTGCTCCCATGCTCAACCCTCTAATCTACACACTGAGAAACATGGAGATGAAGAACGCCATAAAGAAACTATGGTGCCATAtcacaggaagaaaggaaatgaactGA
- the LOC132370212 gene encoding olfactory receptor 1165-like — protein MMKLRSRLLLILRNLFVYEALFILLGFSEYPHLQAPLFLVFLTIYTVTLVGNLGIIVVVRTNPKLHTPMYFFLSHLSFLDICSSSVFTPKLLEILVVDDRAISFKGCMAQFFFGCAFVITETSMLAVMACDRFVAVCNPLLCTVAMSPKLCTLLVAGTYSWGRICSLTITYSLLELSFCGPNLIHHFGCEYPAIISASCSDPYLSQRTCFIISTLNEACSLLIILSSYVFIVVTVIRMPSAGGLQKAFSTCASHLTATTIFHGTVLFLYCVSNSKSSWLLVKVATVFFIVLIPMLNPLIYSLRNKDVKETVRSLINTKLLSHSI, from the exons aTGATGAAGCTTAGATCTAGATTac ttttaattttacgGAATCTCTTTGTTTATGA AGCTCTGTTCATCCTCTTGGGCTTCTCAGAATATCCACACCTCCAGGCACCCCTCTTCCTGGTGTTCTTGACCATTTACACAGTCACTCTGGTGGGGAACCTGGGCATAATTGTGGTCGTAAGGACCAATCCCAAACTCCACACACCCATGTACTTTTTCCTCAGCCATCTATCCTTTTTGGATATTTGTTCTTCCAGTGTATTTACACCCAAACTCCTAGAAATCTTGGTTGTGGATGATAGAGCTATCTCTTTCAAAGGATGCATGGCAcaatttttctttggctgtgcaTTTGTGATTACAGAAACGTCCATGTTAGCAGTGATGGCCTGTGACCGGTTTGTGGCTGTTTGTAACCCCCTGCTCTGCACAGTTGCTATGTCTCCTAAGCTCTGTACCCTCCTGGTAGCTGGAACCTACTCATGGGGTAGAATATGTTCCTTGACAATCACATATTCTCTTTTGGAGCTATCCTTCTGTGGTCCTAACCTCATACATCACTTTGGCTGTGAGTATCCTGCCATCATCTCTGCTTCTTGTTCTGACCCCTACTTGAGTCAGAGGACATGTTTCATCATTTCTACACTCAATGAGGCATGCAGCCTCCTGATTATTCTCTCCTCCTATGTTTTCATAGTTGTCACAGTCATCAGGATGCCCTCTGCTGGTGGACTCCAAAAAGCCTTCTCCACCTGTGCTTCCCATCTGACCGCCACCACCATTTTCCATGGGACTGTCCTATTCCTTTATTGTGTATCCAACTCCAAAAGCTCCTGGCTCCTGGTCAAAGTAGCcactgtgtttttcattgttcttATTCCCATGCTGAACCCCCTTATCTATAGCCTTAGGAATAAAGATGTGAAAGAGACAGTCAGGAGTTTAATAAATACCAAACTGCTTTCTCACTCGATATAA